DNA from Mucilaginibacter mallensis:
GCGGAGTATAAATCGGCAGACGATCTGGCTAAGGGAATGTATGAGATCCTGCACTCAGACAAAACGGAAGAACTCTCCCTAAACGCGCGTAACAAGGTATTAAACACGTTTACCAATAAAGCGGTGGCGCAACAGTACCATAAGCTTTATAAATCTGTTTTAAAATAAATGACGACGGCTCAACCCATATTATCGGTAATTACCATTGTCTACAATAACGTAAATGATATTGAGCGCACCATGCTTTCGGTGCTTAACCAAACTTACGGGCACATTGAATATATTATTATTGATGGCCAATCAACCGATGGTACGCTTGAAATAGTTAAGCGATACGAAAGTCGCATAGCCAAACTCATGAGCGAAAAAGATGAAGGCATCTATGATGCCATGAATAAGGGTATAGCTGCCGCTACAGGCAATTATATCATCTTCATGAACTCTGGTGATGAGTTTTATGATACCACTACTGTAGCCGCTGTATTTGCTTCAGCAACCGGTGCCGATATCTATTACGGCGAAACAGAAATGATCGATAGTAGCGGCCAAAGCCTGGGCCAGCGCCGCCACAAAGCGCCCAAACAATTCACCTGGCGAAGCTTTAATTTAGGTATGAGCGTTAGTCACCAGGCTATTTATATTAAACGCTCGCTTGTTGAGCCCTACGACAGACAGTATGCCCTAAGCGCCGATATCGATTGGATCATCCGCGCAGCGAAAAAGGCTAAAATGATAGTAAACGTAAACCGTTACGTAGCCAAATACCTGGTAGGGGGCATGTCCAAGAAAAAACACCGCCAAAGCTTAGCCGAACGTTTCGATATCATGAAACGGCATTACGGTCTGGTACCAACCATCTTCAACCACTTTGTGATCGCCTTTAATTTGGGATGGTATTGGTTGAGGAATAGAAGGACGAATGATTGAGAACCAGGATTTTTAGGATTTGAAGGATTTTTAGGATGTGTAATGCGAGCGGATAAAGCATTCTAATCACAAAGCGGCATTTCTGTAAGGAACGAAATAATCCCGACTTTACAAAGCGTTTACGCAAGGCGTGAATATCGCTTTTAGCCGCTCATAGCCGCGGAGGCTTAGTCCTTTTGTCTTCGCCACAAAAGGACCAAAAAGGCTAATCAGTAGAAAGGCTTCTTTGCCGCACAGGTCATTGCCCTGCAAATCAGGCAAAACCTGGGCTGGAAAAGTTTGCGGCCATATTGCGCGCACTGGCCCCTGCACTGCAAAAATTTCCTATGCCTTGCCATTACGCTCAGGGCCACCATCGTTTTGCCTGATTCCGCCCGAAGCTGTTCTACTGATAGGAAAGAGAAAGCGAAAAAGAAAAAACATTATTCAAGTAAAGGATTTTAAACGAAACATGATCAAAAGCGAGCAAAGGCCCGACAAAAAGCGCGGGCCTGGGTGTTTTGCCAGTGGGCGGAAGGATCTTTTTGTCTTGATCTTTGGTTACTTTGGATCAAGCCAAAGTAACTAAGCCTCCGCGGCTATGAGCGGCTAAAAGCGACTCAATAGACTTTGTCTGCAAAGAGAATTAGCCGTATTGATTAGCTCAACTTCATAAACATTTTTCAAAATAAAAAAGGTGAGATAGTTAATTAACCATCTCACCTTTTACAGCGATATTAACAAAAGCCTAAGCCTTCTTCTTCGTATCCTTTTTCACTTCAGGTTTCTTCTTATTCTCGGTATAAACTACACCACCCAAAGCTAAAACAAGCAGTATTGAACCTGCCAATGAGATTTGCTCACCTACATAATAGGATGCCGGGTGGAACTTGAACTCAACTTTGTGATTACCTACCGGGATGACTGCCGCACGCAGCAGGTAATCAGCACGGAAATACGGTTGTTCAACACCATCAATATACATTTTCCAGCCCTCTTTGTAGTAGATCTCAGAGAAAACGGCTATCTGCGAAGTTGCTGAACCTGTTTGATAAGTTAAATGCTCAGGCTCATAACTGGTAAGGGTTATGGTTGAATTCGGATCGTTAGCTAAATTTTTGCCCTCAATTAATGATTTATATTGCTGGTCAACAATAGCTTCGTTCTTAGGGTCGAAACTGCTGATGGCCTGCATTTCCTGGTCGGCATTGATAGCGTACTTTACGCTTTTTACAAACCATGCATGTCCGCACGCGGTTTCATTAGCCTGCATACTTACCGTGCCTGTTTTTGGATCGGCTACAATAATGTATTTGGTATTCAGCATATCCAAAACATCACGGTTAGTAGTTTTGCTAAACTGGTTACTGATCAGTTCGTCATAACGTTTTAGTTTAGCTGCATGGTAACCGCCGATGCTCTTATAAAAATAAGACGTACTGGCATTGGTAAATGGATCGCCCTGGCTCAGGTCGAACACCCTGAAATCAGGATCAGTATCGCGGAGGATAAATTGGTCAACGTCACGCATTTTAAAAGGCTGGGCCAGATCTTCTTTGTCAACAAAGTTATTGTCGTTTAAATAGCGTCTGTCAACACCCCACATATCTATCAGCGTAAGCAGCAAAAACGCTATTGAGGCTACGGTAATGTTTATCTTTTGCTTAATGAAAGCCCATAACAAACCAAATGCTATCACTATAAAAATAAGTGAGCGGATGGCATCGGCACGTTCAAGTGCTATACGGTCGCTTACCAGTCCGTTTGCTACGCTGGTTGCAAGATCACCATCACCTTTAAATGCCTGCGTTAAGCCGGAAATGAGCGTTTGGTGTTGATCATTCCTGAAGCTGAAAAATATAGTTGGGGCAACTACCAGCAACAAGGTAATACCACCGGTTATATAGAAGGCGATCTTTACGTATTTAAATATATAAGCCTTGTCCTTATTGTCAATTACTTCCTGTACGGCCATAAACCCAAGCACCGGGAAGCAAAGCATGGCAACCGCCAGTATGGATTCAACCGCCCTGAACTTATTGTACATTGGGAAATAGTTGAAGAACAGGTCGGACACAAACGGCATATTGCGGCCAAAGGAAAGTAGCATAGTTAATATCACCGTTGCCAGCAGCCACCATTTTATGCGATGCTTTACAATAAAAAGCCCGAGTATAAACAGGAAGCAAACAACAGCGCCAAAATAAAACGGACCACCGGTAAATTGCTTATTACCCCAATAAGGTGAAAGGCCGCCCTGCAATAACTGCTGCGCGATGTTTGAAGCCTGATCCTGCGCGACTCCTTTTGCTACCAGTGCTTTGGTAACATTTGAGCTTGGAACATCAAACCCTGTGGGCCATTCAGATGCGCCACCATAAGCGTTCGGTATCAGGAAGGTGAAGCATTCGCCAACACCCTGGCTCCAGGCATAAGCGTAGTCTTTATCCAAACCGTTGCTTGGCTCTGAGGTATGCTGGGTAAGGTTTGATGGGCCGCGGTTGGTTTCTTTGCCGTATTCAGCGGTTGTCCAAAGCATTGATGCGTTTACCGCTACAGCTAACAAAGTGGCAGCCACCAGATAGATAATTGATTTGCCAAACGGGTTTAACTGCTTGGTTTTAATAGCATGATAAAGTTGAACTATTACCAATATCAGTATAGATATTAGCAGGTAATAGGTCATTTGTATGTGATTGGCGCGGATCTCCATCGCCAGGAATAAGGCGGTTAACGATGCACCCAGCAAATATTTGCCGCGGAAAGTTAAGATGATACCTGCGATGATTGGCGCGAAGAAAGCGATGGCAAAAGCCTGGTTGGCGTGCCCGGCATCAATCAAAATAAAGTTGTATGATGAAAGAGCAAAGGCTAAAGCGCCTGCTGCTGCCAGCCATGGGTTAAGCCTCAATACGCAAAGCAGTAAATAAGCCCCTAATAAGGTTAATAGCACGGTATCAACCGGGTTAGGGAAAATGGTTTTTAAGCTCTCGACAACGTAACTGGTAACGTTATTTGGATAAAGCACGTGGATCTGGTACGAAGGCATACCGCCGAACATACTGTTTGTCCACAAAGGCTCGTGGCCAGTTTTTGCCTTGGTATCCATGATCTCTTTTTGCATGGATTGCGCACGCTGCACATCGCCCTGGGCCAGTGCCTTGCCCTGCATTAATGGCGTAAAGAAATAAGCAAACGGAATTACTATTAAAAGTGCGACAATAATAAGGTGGGTACTATTGCGCTTGAACCAGTTATTCATTTAAGGTTTTTTAAAATGGATATAATATCTTCAAAAATAGAAAATAGAACGGGAATAGGAATTATAAGTTATAAAAGGAAATCACCCAATAGATCAGCTCTTTTTCTTACGTGTTTCGGCATATGTTGCACCGCCCAGCGCCAATACTAACAGTATTGAACCGGCCAGTGAAATGCTCTCGCCTGTGTAATACGAAGCAGGGTGAAAAATAAATTCAACCTTATGATCACCTGCCGGGATGTTTGCCGCACGCAACAAATAATCAGCACGGAAATACGGCTGCTCATTGCCGTCGATCAGCATTTTCCAGCCTTTATTGTAATGGATCTCTGAGAAAACAGCCACCTGCGCGGTTGATGATTTACTTTGATAAATTAAATGATCGGGGTTATAGCTAGTTAGTTTTATAGTGGCGCTGGTATCGGCAGTTGCCGGGATCGGGCTGATTTGGGTCTTGTATTGCTGATCAACAATTGCCGTTGTTTTGGGTGTGAAACTGGTAATGGCTTTCATCTCATCATCAGCATTGTTTACATACTGTATGCTTTTAATGAACCATGCATTCCCGCAGGCATCCGGATTTTTTTGTACCGTTGTCGCCTGTGTTTTCTGGTCACCCACAATTACATATTTGGTGTTCAGCATATTCAGCACGTTCAGGTTTGGCGTGTTGACTAACTGGTTATCGATCAGCTCATCATAACGTTTTAAACGCGCCGCAGAATAACCGCTGATTGATTTATGGAAGAAAGGATTATAGCTATCCATTTTTATATTCTGAAACTGGCTGTAATCAAATACCCTGAAGTCAGGGTCATGGTCCTGCGCTATTTGCGTATCAACGTCCCGGGGTTTAATTTGCTGGTCGGCATCCTGTTTCTCCTGAAAATTAGCATCTTTCAGATAACGCCTGTCTATCTGCCACATATCTATCAATACAAGTGCAAATAAACCTACTGAAAGAATGGTTAAATTAACTTTCTGTTTTATAAATGCCCATACAAGGCCGAATGTTATTCCAATAAATATCAGGGTACGGATGGCATCGGCACGTTCAAGGGCAATCCTGTCGTTAACAATGGCATTTGCTATTGAGTTGGCCGTGCCGGTATCACCTTTAAGAGCTTGCGCCAAATAACCGATGCCTGTTTGAAAGCCATCCGGTTTAAAGCTCAGGAAGATTGTCGGAGCGGCTATCAGCACTAAAGTTATACCGCCAATAATATACAGCGTAAGGAAAAGCTTTTTCAGGTAAACGGCTTTATCTTTTGCCTCGATAATTTCGCGTACAGCTAAAAATGCCAGTATTGGGAAGCATAAGCTGGCCACGGCCAAAATAGATTCCACTGTACGGAATTTGTTATAAAGCGGGAAATAGTTAAAGAAGATATCGGACACATAAGGCCAGTTGCTGCCGAATGATAACAGCATGGTTAAAACTACTGTACCCAGTATCCACCATTTGATGCGGCTTTTTACGGCTATCAATCCAAATAAAAACAGGAAACAAATTACCGCGCCAAAATAAAACGGACCGGATGTAAGTGGTTTATTGCCCCAGTACATGCCAAGCCCCGGGAAGCTGCCAGTAATTTGCTGAGCAGTGCTAACTGCCTGGTCTTCGGGCATGCCATTGGTAATAAATACTTTGGCTACAGCCGAATTTTGATCAATACCTTCAACAGAGCCTGTAGAACCGCCATATGCATTTGGTACCAAAAAGGTAAAACATTCGCCAACGCCTTGACTATATTCATAGGCATAGTGTTTACTTAATCCATTGCTTGGTTCATTAGTATGCTGTGTTAAGTTTGATTGCCCCCTGTAGCTGTATTTGCTGTATTCCTGTGTGCTCCATAATAAGGAAGCATTTACCATAAGTGCCAGTACCATAGCGCCGGCAAGCCAGGCCAGCGACTTTAAAAATGGCTTTGTATTCTTTTCTTTTATAGCGTGATAAAGTTCAATCCCTATCAAAATAACCAAGGCCATTAACAAGTAATAGGTCATCTGGATATGGTTTGCTTTAAACTCCATCGCCATAAATAAGGCTGTTAGCGCTCCGCCTAAAATGTACCTCCCCCTGAGCGTTAAAATAACGCTGGCAATAATGGGTGCAAAAAAGGCTATGGCATAGGCCTGGTTGGAGTGCCCGGCTACCAGCAGGATAATATTGTAGGATGAAAATGTAAATGCGAAAGCGCCCGCAGCAGCCAGCCATGGGTTAAGCTTTAATACACAGAATAAAAAGTATGTGCCGAAAAGCAGCAGCAGTACCGTATCAATAGGGTTGGGGAAAATTGTTTTTAAAGTGTTAACCACGTGTGTGGTTATATTGCTGGAGTATGGGGCCCAGATCTGGTACACAGGCATACCGCCAAATATTTGGTTGGTCCACAGTATGGTGGTGTCCTTTGCCTTGTAATCGTTGATTTCTTTTTGGGTGGATTGAGCGCCGAGTACATCGCTTTGTCCTAAAGTTTTACCCTGGAAAGCAGGTGTGAAATAGAAGAAGCAGATCACTAAAAAAATACCTGCAACGGCGAAATGTACGCCATAACGTTTGAGCCAGTTATTCATGTATAGGCTTTAAAATGAGCATAATGTTCCAAAAATAGAAAATAGAACGGGAAAAGGAATTATAAGTTGTAAACGATTCGGGAAAATCGTTTGTAAAAAGTCTCTCTACAACTGATCAGCAATTCTGCGGCCTTGACCTGAAAAGTACAAACATCAATACCATTATGCCTATACTTATAACATAGGTAATTATGCGCACACGGTTATATTCTTCGCGGTCCTTGCGGATATTGAAAACGTTGTACATCGCCAATAATCCCATAATTGCCCAAAATACCCAGCTGATCTTATCGCACATGGCAAATATGGAGGCACTTAAGCAGAATACCGTGAAATTGGCAACAATAAGTAAAAGCGACTGTGGCGTGCCATAATGCCTGCGTTTAAATAGATCTTCGGGACCCATGATTACTTTATCTCCTCATAATCAATAAAATCGCCTTCCGAATCAGGGATTTTACCTTTTTGCTGCTGTGGTATATGGTCTATTTTTACGCTGCCTGGTTTGGCGTTACTGGTATAGTTTTGCTGATAGTTTTGTTGCTGCTGTTGTGCTTTGTTCACTATTTTTTGAAAAAGCATAGGCAATACTATGCGTGCAACCATTCTGATTACCCACAGTATAAGGACTATTATGAATAAGAATTCTAAAAATTCCATTGTATTAAAATTAAGCTTACAAATATAAAATTATAACGGTAAAATTGTTTTGTTATGATCTACGTTGTTTTTTTGACAAACGGTTGATACTGTTTGTTACAAATAATGTGCAGATATGCAAATGTGCGGATGTGCAAATGAACTGCGCCTTTATGGCTTTATAATCTGCAGATCAAAAAAATCAAAACTTCTCTTCCATCATTTTTTCCAGCGCGAACATTTCATCACGCAGTTTGGCAGCTAACAGGAAGTCCATATTCTTGGCGGCGGCGAGCATCTCTTTTTTAGTGTTTTCAATAGATTTTTTGAGATCGGCCTTGGTCATGTATTGTACAATAGGATCGGCGGCCAGGGTTACCATCTCATTTTCAACATAGGCCTGCTGTACGCCACCCTTAAAGTCCATAACCGAAGTTTGCTCCAATATCTCCTCGCGGGATTTGCCTACCGTGGTTGGTGTAATGCCGTGCTCGGTATTATAGGCTATCTGTATCTCCCGCCTGCGATTCGTTTCATCCATCGTTATCTGCATGGAGTCGGTTATCTTATCAGCATACATAATTACCCGGCCGCGGTCGTTACGCGCCGCGCGACCAATGGTTTGTATCAATGAGCGTTCCGACCGTAAAAAGCCTTCTTTATCAGCATCCAATATGGCTACTAATGATACTTCGGGCAAGTCGAGCCCTTCACGTAAAAGGTTAATACCTATCAATACATCAAATTCGCCAAGGCGCAGGCCTCTTAAAATTTCCACCCTGTCCAATGTTTTTACTTCGGAGTGGATGTAGCGGCACTTGATGCCCAGCCTGTCCATATATTTAGCCAATTCTTCGGACATACGTTTGGTTAATGTGGTTACCAGTACGCGGTCGCCCATTTTTACAGTTTTGTCAACCTCATCCAGCAGGTCATCCACCTGGTTTATCACCGGGCGTATTTCTATCACCGGATCAAGCAAGCCTGTTGGGCGGATCACCTGTTGTACGATGATACCTTCCGACTTTTCCAGCTCAAAATTACCGGGGGTAGCGCTCACATAAATGGTTTGGGGTGCCAGGTTTTCAAACTCCTGGAAATTGAGCGGGCGGTTATCCAGAGCCGCAGGCAAACGGAAACCATAATCAACTAAGGAGATTTTGCGCGACCTGTCGCCGCCATACATCGCCCTGATCTGTGGCACGGTGACGTGACTCTCATCAATCACCATCAGATAATCCTCAGGAAAATAATCCAGCAAACAGAATGGCCTTGCCCCGGGCGCTCTGCCATCAAAGAATCTCGAATAGTTCTCAATACCCGAACAATAACCCAATTCGCGGATCATTTCTAAATCGTAATTAACCCTTTCTTCCAGTCGCTTGGCTTCCAAAAAGCGACCGTCATCAATAAATTGCTTTTTGCGGGTTTCCAGTTCTTCCTGTATCGCCCATATGGATTGGGTGAAACGCTCGCGCGGCGCAACATATAAATTGGCGGGATAGACCACCATATGCGTCATTTTCTCCAATGTTTTACCGGTGCTGATATCAAAGGTACTGAGCTCCTCAATATCATCACCGAAAAACGAGATCCGATAAGCATGGTCCATATACGCCGGGAAGATATCAACTACATCGCCTTTAACACGGAATGTGCCACGTTTAAAATCGGCGGTAGTACGGGCGTAGAGTATCTCTACCAACCGGTGTAAAAAAGCATTCCTACTAATACGCGTACCCACTGCGAACTTAAATACCGAGTTGGCAAAATCCTCCGGGTTACCCATACCATAAATACAGGAAATGGACGATACCACAATAACATCGCGCCTGCCCGACATTAATGCCGAGGTGGTACGCAACCGCAATTTCTCTATCTCATCGTTTATCTGCAGGTCCTTTTCAATATAAGTATTTGATGATGCGATGAAGGCCTCCGGCTGATAATAATCATAATAGGAAACAAAGTAGTTCACCGCGTTCTCCGGGAAGAATTGCTTGAATTCCCCGTACAATTGGGCGGCCAAGGTTTTGTTATGACTTAATATTAAGGTAGGCCGCTGCGTTTGTTGAATAACATTGGCAATGGTAAATGTTTTACCCGAGCCGGTTACACCGAGCAGCGTTTGATAAATATCGTTATTGTTAACACCTTCAACCAGTTGGCGTATAGCCTCGGGCTGGTCGCCGGTGGGTTTGTATTGAGAGGTTAAACTAAAATCCATTGGTATTACAAAAATACGTAATTAGTTAATAACGAATTTGGTTTTCAAATGTTCCATTCGTTTTAATGCAAAGTAATTACCGGGGTGTGACAACGTTATGTCAGTAGGGTGATTTTAAATATTCGGGTAAATGTTTATTAAATGATAAATCCAATTTTAATTCTTCAATAAATAACTACTATTATATTTACAGATTCAACAACCTAAACAAATTAAGAATGAAAGTATTTATTAGTTGGTCAGGAAAAAAAAGTCACAATGTTGCACTTATATTTCGAGATTGGCTTCCATCAGTTATTCAGTCCATTCAGCCATACGTATCATCAGAAGATATTGACAAAGGAGCAAGATGGAGTGCTGATATCGCAAAGGAGTTAGATTCATCAATGTTTGGAATATTATGTGTTACCAAAGAAAACTTTGAAGCCCCATGGTTATTGTTTGAAGCAGGTGCATTATCAAAAACTATAAACAAATCTTTCGTAAGTCCATTTCTTTTCGATATAAAAAGTTCAGAAATAGACGGTCCGATTCTACAGTTTCAATCCACGATATTTGAAAAGGAGGATCTAAGAAAACTATTAAATACTTTAAATAAAGCCTGTGGTGATACTGCTATTGCACCTGTGATGCTTGAAAAAGCTTTTGATAAATGGTATCCGAATTTAGAAGAGGACTTAAATAAGATTAAGAGCGAAGAAGATGATTCAGAGGATGGAACCAAAAAAGTAGAAAAGCGTATTCATACATCTGAAATGTTAGAGGAGATTTTGGATTTGTCGAGAGATAATCAAAAACTGTTAAGGAGCCCCGATTCTAAGCAAATTAATTTTGATGAATTGAAAAATATTATTCAAGAGCAATTGTTTAGAGTTGAAAGGAATTATGAAATGGATGCTAGAAGAATGAGTAGAAAGTTTAATCCTATGTTTCTTGACGAAATAATGCATAGCTCAATAAGAGGTGAAAAAAATCCTTATGGATTTCTAATAGCTTTGAGTTTTTTTAAGGCTGACTTTCCTTGGATATATGATGTAGGTAAAGAAACTTTCAATGTTATTAAATCAAAAGCAAGTAAAGATATAAAAGTCGAAGCGGTTAGTTATTTTAAAGAAATGTTAGAGTTTACATTACATCATCCAATTATGCGAGATATTTATGGAAACAAAAAAGATTTTATTTTTTTTAAAGAAATGCCATTTTTCCTTTCCAATTATCTCGATGAATTAATATAAGCAAATCCGAAATCGAACATCCGAAATCCGAAATGAAAAAATACCGCCACATTTTCTTCGATCTTGACCACACCATTTGGGATTTTGATAAAAATGCCGAAGAAACGCTGCATGAGCTTTATGAAATATACAAGCTAAAAGAGGTTGGTCTCAGCTCCGCCGATCTTTTCATCGAAACTTATACCCGCAACAACCATAGCCTGTGGGCACAATACCATGTGGGCAAGATCACGAAAGATTATTTGCGCGAAGCGCGTTTTAAAACCACGTTCCTGGAACTGGGTATGCACCCGGATGCGATACCAGTTGGTTTCGAGGATGCTTATGTAGCTTTATGCCCAACCAAAACAAATCTTTTCGACGGGGCACATGAGGTGCTTACGTATTTAAAATCGAGGTATGTGCTGCATTTAATTTCAAATGGGTTTAAAGAATCAACCGAAATAAAAATAGCGGGTACCAATATTGGCGGTTATTTCGATCAGATCATTATTTCTGAAGTGATAGGCATTAACAAACCAGATAAGGCCATTTTTGAGCATGCGCTGAGTTCAGCCGGAGCCATAAAGGAAGAAAGTATCATGATAGGCGACAGCCTGGAAGCCGATGTGCGCGGGGCCTTAAATTTTGGCATGGATGCCATTTATTTTAACCCGATGGGGCTTTCCAAACCGGATGATGTGCCGGAGCAGATCAATAAACTGGCTGAGTTGGTTTGGATATTATAGTTTAAAAACCCCTACCTTTATCGCTGTGAGTATTATAAAAGAGCAAAAAGCCATCAGCGCTGTATTGGATGATTACCGTAAACAATTGGATCTTATCCCCGACGATGCATTTGATGTAACCCCTCCCGCTGGCGGCTGGTCATGTGCCGAGGTTTACTCACACATTATGCAGGCCAGCGTGGCATCAACCATTCCTATGGAACGGTGTACACATGGCACCGCCAAGCCAACCAATAAAAAACTAAACTTCTGGGGTTGGTATGTAATGCTTACCAGTCGTTTTCCGCCTTTTAAGATAAAGGTACCGCCAAAGGTTGAAGCTAAATGGCCGGCCACAAAAATAAGTAAGGAAGAAGCCCGCAACCTCATCATCAAATTACGCAAGCGGGTTGATGAAATGGCAATACTTATCAACACTATTCCCTCGGTCCGTCGCTCACAGCACCCGCGTTTAGGCATGCTTAATGCCGAACAATGGTTTAAATTTATACGAATACACTTACAGCATCATTTAAGACAGGTCGGCAGGATCAAAAGGCAACTGAAAATCGCCTGATTTCTGATTGTATATGCCAGTCTAACAAATGTTTATAACTTTCGTTAAACTATTATCTTTTAATGCAGTCTTAACATATAGATAATCTGTTATATTGATATTTGCCTTTAAAAATTTTTGATAATGAATTTTGAGTATTCTTATCTGGTTGTTGTAGTGTTGCTGTCGTTACTGGCGGTATTCTACATGAGCCCTTACGAACTAAGTGTTAATGAAGAAGACGACAACGAATAGATGTCGGAATCGTAACCCTCTCTCAAATTACCGGTTTAATTACCGGTCCGGACAAATAACCCCCAAACTTTCATGGCAAAACGCGAAGTAGATATAGTAGTTATATCCGATGTGCATTTAGGTACCTACGGATGTCATTCAAAGGAATTGCTTAAATACCTGAAGAGTATTAAGCCCAAAACTTTGATTCTGAACGGCGATATCATTGATATATGGCAGTTCAGCAAATCATACTGGCCCGAAGCGCACATGAAGGTGGTGCGCCGTATCCTGAAGTTTGTTACCGAAGGCATCCCTGTGTATTACCTTACCGGTAACCACGACGAAATGCTGCGCAAGTTTGCCGATTTTAATATGGGCTCGTTCCAGCTATCCAACAAAATAGTTTTAAATATTGATGGCAAGAAAGCCTGGATCTTTCACGGCGATGTGTTTGATGTTACCATGCAGCACTCCAAATGGCTTGCCAAACTGGGCGCGGTAGGTTACGATACCCTTATACTGCTGAATAGCCTTACCAACTGGTTCCTGACCGCTATAGGCCGCCAAAAGATGAGCTTTTCCCAAAAAGT
Protein-coding regions in this window:
- a CDS encoding TIR domain-containing protein, producing MKVFISWSGKKSHNVALIFRDWLPSVIQSIQPYVSSEDIDKGARWSADIAKELDSSMFGILCVTKENFEAPWLLFEAGALSKTINKSFVSPFLFDIKSSEIDGPILQFQSTIFEKEDLRKLLNTLNKACGDTAIAPVMLEKAFDKWYPNLEEDLNKIKSEEDDSEDGTKKVEKRIHTSEMLEEILDLSRDNQKLLRSPDSKQINFDELKNIIQEQLFRVERNYEMDARRMSRKFNPMFLDEIMHSSIRGEKNPYGFLIALSFFKADFPWIYDVGKETFNVIKSKASKDIKVEAVSYFKEMLEFTLHHPIMRDIYGNKKDFIFFKEMPFFLSNYLDELI
- a CDS encoding YjjG family noncanonical pyrimidine nucleotidase; this encodes MKKYRHIFFDLDHTIWDFDKNAEETLHELYEIYKLKEVGLSSADLFIETYTRNNHSLWAQYHVGKITKDYLREARFKTTFLELGMHPDAIPVGFEDAYVALCPTKTNLFDGAHEVLTYLKSRYVLHLISNGFKESTEIKIAGTNIGGYFDQIIISEVIGINKPDKAIFEHALSSAGAIKEESIMIGDSLEADVRGALNFGMDAIYFNPMGLSKPDDVPEQINKLAELVWIL
- a CDS encoding DinB family protein, which gives rise to MSIIKEQKAISAVLDDYRKQLDLIPDDAFDVTPPAGGWSCAEVYSHIMQASVASTIPMERCTHGTAKPTNKKLNFWGWYVMLTSRFPPFKIKVPPKVEAKWPATKISKEEARNLIIKLRKRVDEMAILINTIPSVRRSQHPRLGMLNAEQWFKFIRIHLQHHLRQVGRIKRQLKIA
- a CDS encoding UDP-2,3-diacylglucosamine diphosphatase codes for the protein MAKREVDIVVISDVHLGTYGCHSKELLKYLKSIKPKTLILNGDIIDIWQFSKSYWPEAHMKVVRRILKFVTEGIPVYYLTGNHDEMLRKFADFNMGSFQLSNKIVLNIDGKKAWIFHGDVFDVTMQHSKWLAKLGAVGYDTLILLNSLTNWFLTAIGRQKMSFSQKVKARFKDAVKFINQFEQTAADLAVDKNYQYVICGHIHHAEIRKIESTEKNGSVVYLNSGDWVESLTALEYHNKQWKIFQYKAEDFIKDENEDDNTDAEDLNAKMDVKNLLEIFRQDKG